One genomic window of Sphingomonas ginsengisoli An et al. 2013 includes the following:
- a CDS encoding NAD(P) transhydrogenase subunit alpha, with protein MDLISIVSIFVLACFVGYFVVWSVTPALHTPLMAVTNAISSVIIVGALIAAAASGNPVAKWLGLLGVVLASINIFGGFAVTSRMLAMYKKKER; from the coding sequence ATGGACCTGATCTCGATCGTCTCGATCTTCGTGCTGGCCTGCTTCGTCGGCTATTTCGTCGTCTGGTCGGTGACCCCGGCGCTCCACACCCCGCTGATGGCAGTGACCAACGCCATCTCCAGCGTCATTATCGTCGGCGCGCTGATCGCCGCGGCGGCGAGCGGCAACCCGGTCGCGAAGTGGCTGGGGCTGCTCGGCGTGGTGCTCGCCAGCATCAACATCTTCGGCGGCTTCGCGGTGACCAGCCGAATGCTCGCCATGTACAAGAAGAAGGAGCGCTAG
- a CDS encoding NAD(P)(+) transhydrogenase (Re/Si-specific) subunit beta — MPEAAHAQPGWALLAYLVAGVCFILALRGLSSPVSSQRGNRLGMIGMAIAVLTTLITHVPRQTPMGPGWTVYAPLPAGEQFQWPVDYSTLLLVIAAIAIGAVIGIVTARRIQMTAMPQLVAAFHSLVGLAAVLVGAAAYLNPEAFGIAVRVTPIATQSFIAILPVSRIELGLGVAIGAITFSGSVIAFLKLNGNMSGSPILLPGRHVINLTVLAGILGLIAYFTQDQAPWVFFTVMGLSFAIGFLLIIPIGGADMPVVVSMLNSYSGWAAAAMGFTLHNSAMIITGALVGSSGAILSYIMCRAMNRSFISVIAGGFGATAAAGGGEVIDRPYKRGSAEDAAFLMSQADQVIIVPGYGMAVAQAQHVLREMADLLKKEGVKVKYAIHPVAGRMPGHMNVLLAEANVPYDEVFELEDINSEFAQTDVAFVIGANDVTNPAAKTDKSSPIYGMPVLDVEKARTVLFIKRSMGGAGYAGVDNELFYRDNTMMLLSDAKKMVEEIVKALG, encoded by the coding sequence ATGCCTGAGGCCGCCCACGCCCAGCCCGGCTGGGCCCTGCTCGCCTATCTCGTCGCGGGGGTCTGCTTCATCCTTGCACTGAGGGGCTTGTCGAGCCCGGTCAGCAGCCAGCGCGGCAACCGCCTTGGCATGATCGGTATGGCGATCGCCGTGCTGACGACGCTTATTACTCATGTGCCTCGCCAGACGCCGATGGGCCCGGGATGGACGGTCTACGCGCCGCTCCCTGCCGGCGAGCAATTCCAATGGCCGGTGGATTATTCGACGCTATTGCTCGTTATCGCCGCCATCGCCATCGGCGCCGTCATCGGCATCGTTACTGCCCGCCGCATCCAGATGACTGCGATGCCGCAGCTGGTCGCGGCCTTTCACAGCCTCGTCGGCCTCGCCGCGGTGCTGGTCGGCGCCGCCGCCTACCTCAATCCCGAGGCGTTCGGGATCGCGGTGCGGGTCACCCCGATCGCCACCCAGTCGTTCATCGCCATCCTGCCCGTCAGCCGAATCGAGCTCGGGCTCGGCGTCGCCATCGGCGCGATCACCTTCTCGGGCTCGGTCATCGCCTTCCTCAAGCTGAACGGCAACATGAGCGGGTCGCCGATCCTGCTGCCGGGCCGCCACGTCATCAATCTCACGGTGCTCGCCGGCATCCTCGGGCTGATCGCCTACTTCACCCAGGACCAGGCGCCGTGGGTGTTCTTCACTGTCATGGGGCTTAGCTTCGCCATCGGCTTCCTGCTGATCATCCCCATCGGCGGGGCGGACATGCCGGTCGTGGTGTCGATGCTGAACAGCTATTCGGGCTGGGCGGCGGCGGCGATGGGCTTCACGCTCCACAACAGCGCGATGATCATCACCGGCGCGCTGGTCGGCAGCTCGGGCGCGATCCTCAGCTACATCATGTGCCGCGCGATGAACCGCAGCTTCATCTCGGTCATCGCCGGCGGCTTCGGCGCGACCGCGGCGGCGGGCGGCGGCGAGGTCATCGACCGCCCCTACAAGCGCGGCTCGGCCGAGGACGCCGCCTTCCTGATGAGCCAGGCCGACCAGGTCATCATCGTCCCCGGCTACGGCATGGCGGTGGCGCAGGCGCAGCATGTGCTGCGCGAGATGGCCGACCTGCTCAAGAAGGAAGGGGTGAAGGTGAAATACGCCATCCACCCCGTCGCCGGCCGCATGCCCGGGCACATGAACGTGCTGCTTGCCGAGGCGAACGTGCCCTATGACGAGGTCTTCGAGCTCGAGGACATCAATTCCGAGTTCGCGCAGACCGACGTCGCGTTCGTGATCGGCGCCAACGACGTCACCAACCCCGCCGCCAAGACCGACAAGAGCTCGCCCATTTACGGGATGCCCGTGCTCGACGTCGAAAAGGCGCGCACCGTGCTGTTCATCAAGCGCTCGATGGGCGGGGCGGGCTATGCCGGGGTCGATAACGAGCTGTTCTACCGCGACAACACGATGATGCTGCTGTCCGACGCCAAGAAGATGGTGGAGGAGATCGTGAAAGCGCTTGGTTAA
- a CDS encoding aspartate/glutamate racemase family protein, with protein MRKLGIIGGASWSSTALYYDHINRQVAQRMGGLHSARLVIESLDFEEDYARFHRSGDWTGAEKVVVDASQRLKTAGAEGLLFASNTMHKSAEAACKATGLELVDIREATAARLVADGRSRIALLGTRFTMTEEWARAPYMERGIVIQELSPEWRTEVDRIIYEELAGGRVVRESQRKLKTLITELGKLKVQAIVLGCTELVLAVDTRANVLPVYDTTAIHAAAAVKWMLADQQIEEARAAA; from the coding sequence GTGCGTAAGCTCGGGATCATCGGCGGGGCGAGCTGGAGTTCGACCGCGCTTTATTACGATCACATCAACCGCCAGGTGGCGCAGCGGATGGGCGGGCTGCACAGCGCCCGGCTGGTGATCGAAAGCCTCGACTTCGAGGAGGATTACGCGCGCTTCCATCGCAGCGGCGACTGGACCGGCGCGGAGAAGGTGGTGGTCGACGCTTCGCAGCGGCTCAAGACCGCCGGCGCCGAAGGCCTGCTGTTCGCGTCCAACACGATGCACAAGTCGGCCGAGGCCGCTTGCAAGGCGACCGGGCTCGAACTGGTCGACATCCGCGAGGCGACCGCCGCCCGGCTCGTCGCCGACGGCCGCAGCCGCATCGCGCTGCTCGGCACGCGCTTCACCATGACCGAGGAATGGGCTCGCGCCCCCTACATGGAGCGCGGCATCGTCATCCAGGAACTCAGCCCCGAGTGGCGGACCGAGGTCGACCGGATCATCTACGAGGAACTGGCCGGCGGTCGCGTCGTGCGCGAGAGCCAGCGTAAATTGAAGACGTTGATCACCGAACTGGGCAAGCTCAAGGTCCAGGCGATCGTGCTCGGCTGCACCGAGCTGGTGCTCGCGGTCGATACCCGCGCCAACGTCCTGCCGGTCTACGACACCACCGCCATCCACGCCGCCGCGGCGGTCAAGTGGATGCTCGCCGACCAGCAGATCGAGGAAGCCCGAGCCGCCGCCTGA
- a CDS encoding asparagine synthase family protein → MTVTGRFTADGPAAHDVTIAHDRALFRAAEARAGQRHCVIEGRGDDPRAPLDPGKLLSHWSPGDLGRLGGDWAVALADLERQVLVLALAPLSELELFYHVAADGTVIYSTDLAALIRRVPAKFDLTMVARAFAMQPFFDEQRSLYHGIWQVQPGSLVTITAGEAKVSRFWELPPPASLRLGHAEAALKLRGLLEQAVQRRLSAIEGSAGTLLSAGRDSGAVTAVAARELAARGQTLDAWTAAAEPDGADDGLHLLDEAPLAACTAAGFANVRHHVLRPRPFDLCARLDDIHRRVRVPIAQPLAVAWCEQLWDAASAAGNRLLLSGDFGNYALSAGGLGWLEDVRAEEGVGRWLATIATLVVRDPRRWRSLGGALLGHGWRSRTPPGPRPLDGFVRGPFAVALREATTATAPRLTYRKWLRRGVRISVNPNDVVTIGRELEQTDPTRDRGLVEFVHALPAAMLVGPDGRRDLFERAFGDLLPPAVLRPQRRGRQNVDWHLSYDPAQLAEAVRRYAEVPAVREWVDCDALLGALRDWPAERTLRGALYDRMVWGVLPAISLASFLAVGKP, encoded by the coding sequence ATGACCGTCACCGGCCGGTTCACGGCCGACGGTCCGGCCGCTCACGACGTCACCATCGCGCACGACCGCGCACTGTTCCGCGCCGCGGAGGCGCGCGCGGGGCAGCGCCACTGCGTGATCGAGGGACGCGGCGACGATCCGCGGGCGCCGCTCGATCCGGGGAAATTGCTTTCGCATTGGTCACCCGGTGACCTCGGCCGACTTGGCGGGGATTGGGCGGTGGCTTTAGCCGACCTTGAGCGCCAAGTTCTCGTCCTCGCCCTCGCGCCACTAAGCGAACTCGAGCTTTTCTACCATGTCGCCGCCGATGGGACGGTGATTTATTCCACCGACCTTGCGGCGCTCATTCGCCGGGTGCCCGCCAAGTTCGACCTCACCATGGTCGCGCGAGCGTTCGCCATGCAACCGTTCTTCGATGAGCAGCGCTCACTCTATCACGGCATCTGGCAGGTGCAGCCGGGATCGCTGGTGACGATCACGGCGGGCGAAGCCAAGGTGAGCCGCTTCTGGGAATTGCCGCCACCGGCTAGTTTGAGGCTCGGTCATGCGGAAGCCGCATTGAAGCTTCGCGGCCTTCTCGAGCAGGCCGTGCAGCGCCGTCTGAGTGCGATCGAGGGCTCGGCGGGCACGCTGTTGAGCGCGGGCCGTGACAGCGGCGCAGTCACCGCGGTCGCGGCGCGTGAACTGGCCGCTCGGGGACAGACGCTCGACGCCTGGACTGCCGCTGCCGAGCCGGACGGCGCGGACGACGGGCTGCATCTGCTCGACGAGGCGCCGCTCGCTGCTTGCACCGCAGCGGGTTTCGCCAACGTCCGTCATCATGTCCTGCGGCCGCGACCGTTCGACCTGTGCGCCAGGCTCGACGACATCCATCGGCGGGTGCGGGTGCCGATCGCGCAGCCGCTGGCAGTCGCCTGGTGCGAGCAGCTGTGGGACGCCGCCAGTGCGGCGGGCAATCGGCTGCTGCTGAGCGGCGACTTCGGCAACTATGCGCTGAGTGCGGGCGGCTTGGGGTGGCTGGAGGACGTTCGGGCCGAGGAGGGTGTGGGCCGGTGGTTGGCGACGATTGCTACGCTGGTGGTGCGTGACCCGCGCCGGTGGCGGAGCCTCGGCGGCGCGCTGCTCGGCCACGGCTGGCGCTCGCGTACGCCGCCTGGCCCGAGGCCGCTGGATGGCTTCGTCCGCGGGCCGTTCGCAGTGGCCCTGCGAGAGGCGACGACGGCGACAGCGCCGCGCTTGACCTATCGCAAGTGGCTACGCCGAGGGGTGCGGATTTCGGTCAATCCGAACGATGTCGTGACGATCGGGCGCGAGCTCGAGCAGACCGATCCGACCCGCGACCGTGGGCTGGTGGAGTTTGTCCACGCGCTTCCGGCAGCCATGCTGGTCGGGCCGGACGGCCGCCGCGACCTGTTCGAGCGCGCGTTCGGCGACCTGCTCCCGCCAGCCGTGCTGCGGCCGCAGCGCCGGGGGCGGCAGAATGTCGACTGGCACCTGAGCTACGACCCTGCGCAGCTGGCAGAGGCGGTTCGCCGCTATGCGGAAGTGCCCGCGGTGCGCGAATGGGTCGATTGTGACGCGCTGCTCGGCGCGTTGCGCGATTGGCCGGCCGAGCGGACGCTGCGCGGGGCTTTATACGATCGGATGGTGTGGGGGGTCTTGCCGGCCATTTCGCTCGCCAGCTTCCTGGCCGTCGGAAAACCCTAG
- a CDS encoding GFA family protein — MSARTATCRCGQLSATCTGDPVRVSVCFCLNCQKRSGSSFAAQARWPDDRVQWEGETKSWSAAGDSGQVATFRFCPTCGSTVGYQAEGLPGLTAIAIGAFAEPSFPPPEYTVYGDRKHAWVDVAAPSLDPLD, encoded by the coding sequence ATGAGCGCGCGCACCGCCACCTGCCGCTGCGGGCAGCTAAGCGCGACCTGCACGGGCGATCCGGTCCGCGTCTCGGTCTGCTTCTGCCTCAACTGCCAGAAGCGTTCGGGAAGCAGCTTCGCGGCGCAGGCGCGCTGGCCCGACGATCGGGTGCAGTGGGAGGGCGAGACCAAAAGCTGGTCGGCCGCCGGCGACAGCGGCCAGGTCGCGACTTTCCGCTTCTGCCCGACCTGCGGCTCGACTGTCGGCTATCAGGCCGAGGGCCTACCCGGCCTTACCGCCATCGCAATCGGCGCCTTCGCCGAACCGTCCTTCCCGCCGCCCGAATATACGGTCTACGGGGACCGCAAGCACGCCTGGGTCGACGTCGCCGCCCCCAGCCTCGACCCGCTCGACTAG
- the uvrC gene encoding excinuclease ABC subunit UvrC, which yields MSKADRPHHPRAAERFNEEAATTTVKGGGEAPDLEAGVAAIRNVLKTLPARPGVYRMQDAKGDVLYVGKARALKQRVTNYTQVARLSKRLQRMVAQTRSMTIVTTRTEAEALLLEAQLIKRFRPPYNVLLRDDKSFPFILLREDHAFPRVQKHRGARRLKGQYFGPFASAGSVTRTLNALQKLFLLRSCSDSFFQNRSRPCLLYQIRRCSAPCVGRIEQPAYGELVEDAKNFLSGKSTGVQARLSKSMAEAAEKQDYELAAVYRDRLRALTYIQGSQTVHAEGLGDADIFALACSGGQMCIQAFFIRGGQNWGHRAFFPSHTADVPEAEVLSSFLVQFYEDMPPPKRVLVDRELPELELLAEALSERAERKVLIERPQRGDRRKLIEQASRNATEALERRMAEGTTQTRLLRELADTFELPDLPKRIEVYDNSHIMGTNATGAMIVAGPEGFRKNSYRKFNIKQAATDDDFGMMKEVLERRFARLEKDDPDRASGEWPDLLLIDGGRGQLNAVCEIMENAGVHDIPVIGVAKGPHHGREGREVFHLPNGRELTLPVNSPLLFYLQRLRDEAHRFAIGTHRAKRAKSLTTSTLDEVPGIGPNRKRALLMHFGTARAVKGAALEDLERAPGISKGTARQLYDYFHPNG from the coding sequence GTGAGCAAGGCCGACCGTCCGCACCATCCTCGCGCCGCCGAGCGCTTCAACGAGGAGGCGGCGACCACTACCGTCAAGGGCGGGGGCGAGGCGCCCGATCTCGAGGCGGGGGTCGCCGCGATCCGCAATGTCTTGAAGACGCTCCCGGCGCGGCCCGGGGTCTATCGGATGCAGGACGCCAAGGGCGACGTGCTCTATGTCGGCAAGGCGCGCGCGCTCAAGCAAAGGGTGACCAACTATACGCAGGTCGCGCGGCTGTCGAAGCGGCTGCAGCGGATGGTCGCGCAGACGCGCTCGATGACCATCGTCACCACCCGGACCGAGGCCGAGGCGCTGCTGCTCGAGGCGCAGCTGATCAAGCGCTTCCGGCCGCCCTACAATGTGCTGCTCCGCGACGACAAAAGCTTCCCGTTCATCCTGCTGCGCGAGGATCATGCCTTTCCGCGGGTGCAGAAACATCGCGGGGCGCGGCGGCTGAAAGGGCAATATTTCGGGCCGTTCGCCAGCGCGGGTTCGGTCACTCGCACGCTTAATGCGTTGCAGAAGCTCTTCCTGCTAAGAAGCTGTTCGGACAGCTTTTTCCAGAACCGATCGCGGCCTTGCCTGCTTTACCAGATCCGCCGCTGCTCGGCACCGTGCGTTGGGCGGATCGAACAACCCGCCTACGGCGAGCTGGTCGAAGACGCGAAGAATTTCCTCTCCGGCAAGTCGACCGGCGTGCAGGCGCGGCTGAGCAAGTCGATGGCCGAGGCGGCCGAGAAGCAGGATTACGAGCTGGCGGCGGTCTATCGCGATCGGCTGCGCGCGCTGACCTACATCCAGGGCAGCCAAACGGTCCACGCCGAGGGACTGGGCGACGCCGATATTTTCGCGCTTGCCTGCAGCGGCGGGCAGATGTGCATCCAAGCCTTCTTCATTCGTGGCGGGCAGAATTGGGGGCACCGCGCCTTCTTCCCCAGCCACACCGCCGACGTGCCCGAGGCCGAGGTTCTCAGCAGCTTCCTGGTCCAATTCTACGAGGATATGCCGCCGCCCAAGCGGGTGCTGGTCGATCGCGAGCTGCCCGAACTCGAACTGCTCGCCGAGGCGCTGTCCGAGCGGGCGGAACGCAAGGTCCTGATCGAGCGGCCCCAGCGCGGCGACCGCCGCAAGTTGATCGAGCAGGCCAGCCGAAACGCCACAGAGGCACTCGAGCGGCGGATGGCCGAGGGGACAACCCAGACGCGACTGCTGCGCGAGCTGGCCGACACGTTCGAGCTGCCCGACCTGCCCAAGCGGATCGAGGTCTATGACAACAGCCACATCATGGGGACCAATGCGACCGGGGCGATGATCGTCGCCGGGCCCGAGGGCTTCCGTAAGAACAGCTACCGCAAGTTCAACATCAAGCAGGCGGCGACCGACGACGACTTCGGGATGATGAAGGAAGTGCTAGAACGGCGCTTCGCCCGGCTCGAGAAGGACGATCCCGACCGGGCGAGCGGGGAATGGCCCGACCTCCTCCTGATCGACGGCGGGCGCGGCCAATTGAACGCGGTGTGCGAGATCATGGAGAATGCCGGGGTCCATGACATTCCGGTGATCGGCGTCGCCAAAGGGCCGCACCACGGCCGCGAGGGGCGCGAAGTGTTCCACCTGCCGAATGGGCGAGAACTGACGCTGCCAGTCAATTCGCCCTTGCTCTTCTACCTCCAGCGACTCCGCGACGAGGCGCACCGCTTCGCCATCGGCACCCACCGCGCCAAGCGCGCCAAGAGCCTGACCACCTCGACCCTCGACGAGGTACCGGGGATCGGGCCCAACC